In one window of Brenneria goodwinii DNA:
- a CDS encoding ABC transporter ATP-binding protein — MKANTESRREEVLRVSGLQTHFITEQGVIKAVNGVDFSLRRGEILGLVGESGSGKSVTGFSIMGLIDPPGKIHSGSIRLGGTELVGLSEKSLRPLRGVRMAMIFQDPMMTLNPVMRVADQMIEAITVHERVPRKQAMLRARAALVKAGIPAPDERLRAYPHELSGGMRQRVAIATAILHRPDVIIADEPTTALDVTIQGQILAEVQRLARDEGVALVWITHDLSVVAGLADHICVMYAGRVVESGTTDQVLDHPAHPYTLGLIESLPGQGEQGKPLKQIPGMTPSLLGLDDGCAFRTRCAYASEICQTPPQRRRWADGQTASCFHPCRVTEHDAAEREVRS; from the coding sequence ATGAAGGCAAACACAGAAAGCCGTCGTGAAGAAGTGCTGCGTGTGAGCGGCCTGCAAACGCATTTCATCACGGAGCAAGGCGTCATCAAGGCAGTCAATGGCGTGGATTTCTCGTTACGCCGCGGCGAGATCCTGGGGCTGGTGGGCGAATCAGGCTCCGGTAAGAGCGTCACCGGATTTTCCATTATGGGACTCATCGATCCGCCAGGGAAAATTCACAGCGGCAGCATCCGTCTTGGCGGGACGGAACTGGTGGGATTATCGGAAAAATCGCTGCGTCCGCTGCGCGGCGTGCGGATGGCGATGATTTTTCAGGATCCGATGATGACGCTGAACCCGGTCATGCGGGTCGCGGATCAGATGATTGAAGCGATTACGGTGCATGAGCGCGTACCGCGCAAGCAGGCGATGCTGCGGGCGCGGGCGGCGCTGGTTAAAGCCGGTATTCCTGCGCCGGATGAACGGCTACGCGCCTATCCGCATGAATTGTCCGGCGGGATGCGTCAGCGCGTCGCCATCGCCACCGCCATTTTGCACCGGCCTGACGTGATCATTGCCGATGAACCGACAACGGCGCTGGACGTGACGATTCAGGGGCAGATTCTGGCCGAGGTGCAGCGGCTGGCGCGGGATGAAGGCGTGGCGCTGGTCTGGATCACCCATGACCTCTCGGTGGTGGCCGGACTGGCTGACCATATCTGCGTAATGTACGCCGGTCGGGTGGTGGAATCCGGCACCACCGATCAGGTGCTGGATCATCCCGCTCACCCTTATACCCTTGGCCTGATTGAATCCCTGCCAGGACAGGGCGAGCAGGGCAAACCGTTAAAGCAGATCCCGGGGATGACGCCTTCGCTGCTGGGACTGGATGACGGCTGCGCCTTTCGCACCCGTTGCGCGTATGCCAGCGAAATATGCCAGACGCCGCCGCAGCGCCGGCGCTGGGCGGATGGCCAGACCGCGAGCTGTTTTCATCCTTGCCGTGTGACTGAACACGATGCTGCCGAACGGGAGGTCAGATCATGA
- a CDS encoding ABC transporter permease — protein MLSFFAVRAWQSLLVLLLMSILVFMAVYAIGNPIDILINPQADQALREATIARYGLDKPMWEQYLVFLGNALHGDFGESFIYNVPAMGLILEYLPATLELAVVAMAMTIIIGVPLGMYAGYRPDSWLSKSIMGGSVLAFSVPGFWMGLMLILIFSVELGWFSSGGRGETVTVLGIPWSVLTLDGWAHLLLPAINLALFRLALIVRLTRAGVREAILSDYVKFARAKGVPPMRILLRHVMRNIMIPLTTVLGLEFGAMVAFSVVTETIFSWPGAGKLVIDSIRTLDQPVVVSYLLLVAAMFVVINLLVDMLYSLLDPRIRLGSRK, from the coding sequence ATGTTGAGTTTTTTTGCTGTTCGGGCCTGGCAGTCGTTGCTGGTGTTGCTGCTGATGTCGATATTGGTTTTTATGGCGGTGTATGCCATCGGCAACCCTATCGACATTTTGATCAATCCCCAGGCGGACCAGGCGCTGCGTGAAGCGACAATTGCGCGCTACGGGCTGGATAAGCCGATGTGGGAACAATATCTGGTATTTCTGGGCAATGCGCTGCATGGCGATTTTGGCGAGTCGTTTATTTATAACGTTCCGGCGATGGGACTGATCCTTGAATATCTGCCCGCCACGCTTGAGCTGGCGGTGGTGGCGATGGCGATGACCATCATCATCGGCGTTCCTCTGGGCATGTATGCGGGTTATCGCCCGGACTCATGGCTGAGCAAGAGCATCATGGGGGGCAGCGTGCTGGCGTTTTCCGTGCCGGGGTTCTGGATGGGATTGATGCTGATCCTGATCTTTTCGGTGGAGCTTGGGTGGTTTTCTTCCGGCGGCCGCGGCGAAACGGTGACGGTATTGGGCATCCCATGGTCGGTGCTGACGCTGGATGGCTGGGCGCATCTGCTGCTGCCGGCAATCAATCTGGCGCTGTTCCGGCTGGCGCTGATTGTCCGGTTGACCCGCGCCGGCGTGCGCGAGGCGATCCTGTCCGATTATGTCAAATTTGCCCGCGCCAAAGGCGTGCCGCCGATGCGCATCCTGCTGCGCCATGTCATGCGCAACATAATGATTCCGCTGACGACGGTGCTGGGGCTGGAGTTCGGCGCCATGGTGGCGTTTTCCGTGGTCACGGAAACCATTTTCTCCTGGCCGGGGGCGGGCAAGCTGGTCATTGACTCGATTCGCACCTTGGATCAACCGGTGGTGGTGTCCTATCTGCTGCTGGTCGCCGCGATGTTTGTCGTCATTAATTTACTGGTCGACATGCTGTATTCCCTGCTCGATCCACGAATCCGCCTTGGGAGCCGAAAATGA
- a CDS encoding ABC transporter permease codes for MSDVTQQPPLRRESYLREVWRNYRRSRIASLALLVLVIAVLMALFAPWITPQNPFDQSILELADARLSPGSIGTGGYIHVLGTDADGRDLYSAIIYGMRLSMTIGLISGLAAMIIGSLIGLMAGFVGGRTEAVLMRIVDLQLSFPPLMLALVLVAILGQGQFQVIAALVAAQYAYFARTVHGAALAERQKEYIEAASAVPLPARRIMFGHLLPNVLPPLIVVASVQIASSIVLEATLSFLGVGLPVTEPSLGGLIYRGFEYMLSGRYWMSVYPGITLVILMLAINLVGDQLRDVLNPRLNK; via the coding sequence ATGAGCGATGTGACTCAACAACCCCCGCTGCGCCGGGAAAGCTATCTGCGGGAAGTCTGGCGTAATTACCGGCGTAGCCGTATTGCCAGTCTTGCGCTGCTGGTGCTGGTTATCGCGGTGCTGATGGCGCTCTTCGCCCCGTGGATCACGCCGCAAAACCCGTTCGATCAGTCGATTCTGGAACTGGCGGACGCCCGCCTTAGCCCCGGTTCGATCGGCACTGGCGGCTATATCCATGTGCTGGGAACGGATGCCGACGGGCGGGATCTCTACAGCGCCATCATTTACGGCATGCGTTTGAGCATGACTATCGGCCTGATCAGCGGCCTGGCGGCGATGATTATCGGATCGTTAATCGGCCTGATGGCGGGGTTCGTCGGCGGACGCACCGAAGCGGTGCTGATGCGCATCGTCGATCTGCAACTCTCTTTCCCGCCGCTGATGTTGGCTCTGGTGCTGGTGGCGATACTGGGGCAGGGACAATTTCAGGTTATTGCGGCATTGGTGGCGGCGCAGTATGCCTACTTCGCCCGCACGGTGCATGGCGCGGCGCTTGCCGAACGCCAGAAGGAATATATCGAAGCCGCCAGCGCGGTGCCGCTGCCCGCCCGGCGCATCATGTTCGGACATTTGCTGCCCAACGTGCTGCCGCCGCTGATTGTTGTGGCGTCGGTGCAGATCGCCAGTTCGATTGTGCTGGAGGCCACGCTCTCGTTTCTCGGCGTCGGGCTGCCGGTTACCGAACCCTCGCTGGGCGGTCTGATCTATCGCGGCTTTGAATATATGCTCAGCGGCCGTTACTGGATGAGCGTCTATCCCGGTATCACGCTGGTGATTTTGATGCTGGCGATCAATCTGGTCGGCGACCAGTTACGCGATGTCCTGAATCCGAGGTTGAATAAATGA
- a CDS encoding SDR family NAD(P)-dependent oxidoreductase: MQIRFDGRKAIVTGAAQGIGREIASNLAQAGAALWLCDIDAAGLAKSRAVCQALAPEAEIETAVVDVSQRQEIQHFVNTVGEVDVLINVAGGVCGQAGHPIDAITEEAWRRIFAVNSDAMFWFSQAAAPSMKRKGWGRIVTISSIAGLGVSLTGIQAYAASKAAEVALTRQLAHELGPYGITVNAVAPGFVRSNPTTELQWEAYGAEGQKALIAGIALRRTGVASDIAPAVLFLASEHSGWTTGQTLAVDGGK; encoded by the coding sequence ATGCAGATAAGGTTTGATGGCCGCAAAGCAATCGTCACCGGCGCGGCCCAGGGGATTGGCCGGGAGATCGCCAGCAACCTGGCGCAGGCGGGCGCGGCATTATGGTTGTGCGACATTGATGCGGCCGGGCTGGCGAAAAGTCGCGCGGTTTGCCAGGCGCTGGCGCCGGAAGCCGAAATTGAAACGGCGGTGGTGGATGTGTCGCAGCGTCAGGAAATACAGCACTTTGTCAACACCGTTGGCGAGGTCGATGTGCTGATCAATGTTGCCGGCGGCGTATGCGGCCAGGCGGGGCATCCGATTGATGCTATCACCGAGGAGGCGTGGCGGCGGATTTTCGCCGTTAACAGCGACGCCATGTTCTGGTTTTCGCAGGCGGCGGCGCCATCGATGAAGCGCAAGGGATGGGGTCGTATCGTTACCATTTCCAGTATCGCCGGACTGGGCGTCAGCCTGACCGGGATCCAGGCTTATGCCGCCAGCAAGGCCGCCGAAGTCGCGCTGACTCGGCAGCTTGCGCATGAACTGGGGCCGTATGGCATTACCGTCAATGCGGTGGCGCCCGGATTTGTCCGCTCCAATCCGACCACCGAGCTTCAGTGGGAAGCCTACGGCGCCGAGGGCCAGAAAGCGCTGATCGCCGGGATCGCCCTGCGGCGCACCGGCGTCGCCAGCGATATCGCGCCGGCGGTGCTGTTTCTGGCTTCGGAGCATAGCGGTTGGACCACCGGGCAAACATTGGCGGTAGACGGCGGCAAATAA